One segment of Erigeron canadensis isolate Cc75 chromosome 2, C_canadensis_v1, whole genome shotgun sequence DNA contains the following:
- the LOC122589414 gene encoding probable aldehyde dehydrogenase codes for MTMSIYRLCNGIRNNVSRSSSLTFSRLMHSLQFATVKAEEISGSKPAEVQNLVHGSWTKDGTWNTILDPLNGESFIKVSEVDERGIKPFVDSLSKCPKHGLHNPFKSPERYLLYGDVSAKAGHMLNLPEVSDFFAKLIQRVSPKSYQQAFAEVFVTAKFLENFSGDQVRFLARSFGVPGNHLGQQSHGFRWPYGPVALITPFNFPLEIPVLQLMGALYMGNKPVLKVDSKVCIVMEQMLRLLHACGMPMEDVDFINSDGKTMNKLLLEANPRMTLFTGSSKIAEKLADDLNGRIKVEDAGFDWKILGPDVHEVDYVSWVCDQDAYACSGQKCSAQSLLFMHENWSKTSLMSQLSDLAGRRKLDNLTIGPVLTLTTKYMLDHKNQLLSIPGSKLLWGGEELENHSIPSIYGAIKPTAVFIPLEQILKPEHYDLVTKEIFGPFQIVTEYKESQIPMVLEALERMHAHLTAAVVSNDPLFIQDIVGKTVNGTTYVGLRARTTGAPQNHWFGPAGDPRGAGIGTPEAIKLVWSCHREVIYDVGPVPHKWQIPAAT; via the exons ATGACAATGTCGATATATCGACTCTGCAATGGGATCAGGAACAATGTATCTCGTTCTTCTTCTCTAACATTCTCAAG GCTTATGCATTCACTACAATTTGCAACCGTAAAAGCCGAAGAGATCTCAGGTTCTAAGCCTGCTGAAGTTCAAAACTTGG TCCACGGAAGTTGGACAAAAGATGGAACTTGGAATACAATTCTGGATCCCCTCAATGGGGAATCTTTCATTAAAGTTTCAGAAGTAGACGAAAGAGGAATCAAG CCTTTTGTCGACAGCTTATCTAAGTGCCCCAAACATGGTCTGCATAATCCATTCAAATCCCCTGAGAG GTACCTTTTATATGGGGACGTATCTGCAAAAGCAGGCCATATGCTTAACCTGCCTGAG GTATCGGATTTCTTTGCTAAGTTGATACAGAGGGTCTCACCAAAGAGTTATCAGCAGGCTTTTGCTGAAGTTTTTGTTACAGCAAAGTTTCTAGAGAACTTTTCCGGTGATCAG GTACGTTTTTTGGCAAGATCTTTTGGAGTACCTGGGAATCATCTTGGGCAGCAAAGTCATGGTTTCCGCTGGCCTTATGGCCCT GTGGCTTTAATTACACCATTCAACTTTCCTTTAGAAATTCCAGTACTGCAGCTGATGGGAGCACTTTACATGGGAAACAAGCCCGTTCTAAAAGTTGATAGTAAA GTATGCATTGTTATGGAGCAAATGCTTCGGTTGCTCCATGCTTGTGGGATGCCCATGGAGGATGTTGATTTTATCAATTCTGACGGGAAGACAATGAACAAGCTACTATTAGAG GCAAATCCACGAATGACCCTCTTTACGGGTAGCTCAAAAATAGCAGAAAAGTTAGCTGATGATCTAAATGGTCGAATTAAGGTGGAAGATGCAGGATTTGACTGGAAGATCCTTGGGCCTGATGTTCATGAG GTGGATTACGTGTCATGGGTGTGTGATCAAGATGCATATGCATGTAGTGGGCAGAAGTGCTCAGCACAGTCATTGTTATTCATGCATGAG AACTGGAGCAAGACCTCACTCATGAGTCAACTGAGTGACCTTGCTGGTAGGAGGAAGCTTGATAATTTGACTATTGGTCCAGTTCTTACG CTGACAACAAAATATATGTTGGACCACAAGAACCAGTTGCTTAGTATTCCTGGATCAAAGCTACTGTGGGGTGGTGAAGAATTGGAAAATCATTCTATTCCTTCAATATATGGTGCTATTAAACCAACAGCTGTTTTTATCCCACTTGAACAAATATTGAAGCCTGAACATTATGATCTTGTAACAAAAGAAATATTTGGCCCATTCCAG ATTGTTACCGAGTACAAAGAGAGCCAAATCCCAATGGTGCTGGAAGCCCTTGAAAGGATGCATGCTCATTTAACTGCTGCTGTGGTCTCTAATGATCCGTTGTTCATTCAG GATATTGTGGGAAAAACAGTCAATGGAACTACTTATGTTGGACTTAGAGCAAGAACTACTGGGGCACCGCAAAATCATTG GTTCGGGCCTGCTGGAGATCCAAGAGGTGCAGGAATAGGGACTCCTGAAGCAATAAAGCTGGTGTGGTCTTGTCATAGAGAAGTCATATACGATGTTGGACCAGTCCCACATAAATGGCAGATCCCAGCTGCCACTTAA
- the LOC122589076 gene encoding tRNase Z TRZ1 translates to METKKKKGLDIEGYSIEGLSIAGHETCVILPSLNLAFDIGKCPQRAISQQFLFISHGHMDHIGGLPMYVATRGLYRMSPPTIIVPTVIKESVEKIFEAHRAMDQSELKHTLIGLDVGEEFHLRKDLKVKAFKTYHVIPSQGYVIYSVKQKLRPEYVGLPADEIKKLKFSGAEITYTTTSPEVAFTGDTTSDFIGDDNNGDMLKAKILIMESTYVEDTMTVENARDYGHTHLSEIIKDANKFENKAILLIHFSARYHLNVIEEAISALPPPLAGRVFALTEGF, encoded by the exons ATGgagacaaaaaagaaaaagggattGGATATTGAAGGTTACTCGATTGAAGGGTTGTCAATAGCAGGTCACGAGACTTGTGTAATTCTCCCCTCTCTCAACTTGGCTTTTGACATTGGGAAGTGCCCTCAGCGAGCCATCTCTCAACAGTTCCTCTTCATTTCTCATGGTCACATGGATCACATT GGAGGATTGCCTATGTATGTTGCAACGCGTGGTTTGTATAGAATGTCTCCTCCAACAATTATTGTTCCAACAGTAATTAAAGAAAGTGTTGAAAAGATTTTTGAAGCACACAGAGCGATGGATCAATCAGAGCTAAAGCATACTTTGATCGGGCTGGATGTTG GGGAGGAGTTCCACTTGAGAAAAGATCTGAAAGTAAAAGCATTTAAGACATACCATGTCATACCAAGTCAG GGTTATGTAATTTATTCTGTGAAACAAAAGCTTAGGCCTGAGTATGTTGGTCTTCCAGCGGATGAAATCAAGAAATTGAAGTTCTCAGGTGCGGAG ATAACATACACGACAACATCACCTGAAGTAGCTTTTACTGGAGACACTACATCTGACTTTATTGGTGATGATAATAATGGGGATATGTTGAAGGCAAAGATTCTCATCATGGAG AGCACATATGTGGAAGATACAATGACAGTGGAGAATGCAAGAGACTATGGACACACACACTTGTCTGAG ATAATCAAGGATGCAAACAAATTTGAGAATAAAGCAATTCTATTGATTCACTTTTCAGCTCGATACCATTTAAAT GTGATTGAAGAAGCTATTTCTGCATTGCCTCCACCTTTGGCTGGGCGTGTTTTTGCACTAACAGAGGGCTTCTAG
- the LOC122586396 gene encoding histone chaperone RTT106-like, with translation MAYFPGILPFGDRKSSSSLVFEEFVPPSAWTEDQTCHCLLVDLPGFKRQELKLQVDNHNRIVVSGERQVSENKYKRFDQNFELPNNADIEKITGKLESEILYITVPKRVEQDHQEIKHGSIRDGEKGTFAPAPAPSPSPHPESEVDEDANEDDSDDDNDDDDDKDDDDNKKSDAYANAEEKESESENKYGGGKEVERVKHESNSDEDWGKDMDLFLRVAIEKLRKNKRIVVTAIFAFSLGVLVTQKFQSNEN, from the exons ATGGCATATTTCCCCGGAATTCTACCTTTTGGTGATAGAAAAAGCTCGAGTAGTTTAGTATTCGAAGAGTTTGTGCCTCCTTCAGCTTGGACGGAAGACCAAACATGTCATTGCCTCCTTGTTGATCTTCCTG GTTTCAAGAGGCAAGAGCTCAAGCTTCAAGTTGATAACCATAATCGCATAGTAGTTAGTGGAGAAAGGCAAGTGAGCGAGAACAAATACAAGCGATTTGATCAAAACTTTGAGTTGCCAAACAATGCAGACATAGAAAAGATCACAGGGAAGCTGGAGAGTGAAATTCTGTATATTACAGTCCCAAAGAGAGTTGAGCAAGATCATCAAGAGATCAAACATGGTAGCATTCGTGATGGGGAAAAGGGCACGTTTGCACCAGCACCAGCACCGTCACCATCACCACATCCAGAATCAGAAGTAGATGAAGATGCAAATGAAgatgatagtgatgatgataatgatgacgatgatgataaagatgatgatgataataagaAATCAGATGCATATGCAAATGCAGAAGAAAAGGAAAGTGAAAGTGAAAACAAATATGGTGGTGGAAAGGAAGTTGAAAGAGTGAAACACGAAAGCAATTCTGATGAAGATTGGGGGAAAGACATGGACTTATTTCTGAGAGTCGCAATCGAGAAACTAAGAAAGAATAAAAGGATCGTTGTGACAGCAATCTTTGCATTTTCATTAGGGGTGTTGGTAACTCAGAAGTTTCAGTCAAATGAAAACTAA
- the LOC122586395 gene encoding LOW QUALITY PROTEIN: protein QUIRKY (The sequence of the model RefSeq protein was modified relative to this genomic sequence to represent the inferred CDS: deleted 1 base in 1 codon): protein MINPEQQQPPPPPTRPVRKLVIEVVEARDLLPKDGLGSSSAYVVADFDGQKKRTSTVSRSLNPVWNETLEFVVADPNTMEYEELEIEVFNDKRLSNGSARKNHFLGRVKIYGSQFARKGDEGLIYFQLEKKSVFSWIRGEIGLRIYYYDDVDIAGGQDPNNPNNENAQPPPSEKDGVPPQLHEVRVMEVPPHMEGATENLHQPPMVPVEEGQGQPPPVTVESSQQHHYQNQQHMMNQGMPTPPPVHPEYPPSEMKRMQASRLGTGMRGEDRVKVLKRPEDYSPRVIPRRSTNAESERLPAYDLVEPMQYLFVRIVKARGLSPNESPYVRIGNSVRSKPGIPKQGEPPSNPEWHQVFALTYNKTESENANTLEISIWDAQSENFLGGVCFDLSDVPVRDPPDSPLAPQWYRLEGGDDPNAAGRVSGDIQLSVWIGTQADDAFPESWSSDAPYVSHTRSKVYQSPKLWYLRVTIMEAQDLQIAANLPPLTAPEVRVKAQLGFQSVRTRRGAMNNHTASFYWHEDLVFVAGEPLEDSLILLLEDRTGPDPVLLGHVLIPVAAIEQRIDERHVAAKWLSLEGGPGGSYCGRIHLRMCLEGGYHVLDEAAHVCSDFRPTAKQLWKPPIGVLEVGILGARGLLPMKPRGGGKGSTDPYCVAKYGKKWVRTRTITDSFDPRWNEQYTWQVYDPCTVLTIGVFDNWRMFADMAEERPDFRIGKVRIRVSTLESNKVYTNSYPLLVLQRTGLKKMGEIEVAVRFACPSLLPDTCAIYGQPILPRMHYLRPLGVAQQEALRGAATKMVAAWLARSEPPLGAEVVRYMLDADSHTWSMRKSKANWFRIVGVLAWAVGLAKWLDNIRRWKNPVTTVLVHLLYLVLVWYPDLIVPTAFLYVCLIGIWYYRFRPKSPAGMDIRLSQAETVDPEDLDEEFDSFPSSRPPELIRARYDRLRMLAARVQTVLGDFATQGERIQALVSWRDPRATKLFIGVCFMITVVLYVVPPKMAAVALGFYFLRHPMFREPMPPASLNFFRRLPSLSDRLM from the exons ATGATCAACCCGGAgcaacaacaaccaccaccaccgccaacTAGGCCGGTTCGTAAACTAGTAATAGAGGTTGTAGAAGCACGAGACCTACTTCCGAAAGACGGGTTAGGCAGTTCAAGTGCGTATGTTGTTGCAGATTTTGATGGCCAGAAGAAAAGAACTTCTACTGTCTCAAGAAGCTTAAATCCTGTATGGAATGAGACTCTTGAATTCGTGGTGGCGGATCCGAATACAATGGAATATGAAGAGTTGGAGATAGAGGTGTTTAATGACAAAAGATTGAGTAATGGCAGTGCTCGAAAGAATCATTTTCTTGGGAGAGTTAAGATTTATGGAAGTCAATTTGCACGAAAAGGAGACGAGGGCTTGATCTATTTCCAGTTGgag aaaaaaagtgtttttagTTGGATTAGAGGTGAGATTGGATTAAGAATTTATTActatgatgatgttgatattgcAGGTGGGCAAGATCCAAATAACCCAAACAACGAAAATGCTCAACCGCCTCCTTCTGAGAAGGATGGGGTGCCTCCACAACTGCACGAGGTACGAGTCATGGAAGTACCTCCGCATATGGAAGGCGCCACAGAGAATTTACATCAACCACCCATGGTTCCTGTAGAGGAAGGTCAAGGTCAACCCCCTCCGGTAACCGTGGAAAGTAGTCAACAACATCATTATCAAAATCAACAACACATGATGAACCAGGGGATGCCTACTCCTCCCCCGGTTCATCCAGAATATCCACCATCAGAAATGAAAAGAATGCAAGCAAGTAGATTAGGGACCGGAATGAGAGGTGAAGATCGGGTTAAGGTTTTGAAACGCCCTGAAGATTACTCACCTCGAGTAATCCCAAGAAGATCCACAAATGCGGAATCTGAAAGACTCCCGGCTTATGATCTAGTCGAACCAATGCAATATCTATTTGTTCGAATAGTAAAAGCTCGCGGGCTCTCCCCAAACGAAAGCCCTTATGTCAGAATCGGCAATTCGGTTAGATCAAAGCCGGGGATTCCAAAACAAGGCGAACCCCCATCCAATCCAGAATGGCATCAGGTTTTCGCTTTGACATACAACAAAACCGAATCTGAGAATGCAAACACTCTCGAGATCTCAATCTGGGACGCGCAGTCAGAAAACTTCCTAGGAGGAGTTTGTTTCGATTTGTCCGATGTTCCTGTTCGTGATCCTCCCGACAGCCCGTTAGCTCCACAATGGTATCGTCTCGAAGGCGGGGATGATCCGAATGCTGCAGGGAGGGTTTCCGGGGATATACAGTTGTCTGTTTGGATTGGGACTCAAGCAGATGACGCGTTTCCGGAATCTTGGAGCTCGGATGCCCCGTATGTTTCGCATACCCGGTCAAAAGTGTATCAATCTCCTAAACTTTGGTATCTGAGGGTGACTATAATGGAAGCTCAGGATCTTCAAATTGCGGCGAATTTGCCGCCTTTGACCGCCCCTGAAGTAAGAGTGAAAGCCCAGTTGGGGTTTCAGTCTGTACGGACAAGAAGAGGTGCGATGAATAACCATACGGCGTCGTTTTACTGGCATGAAGATTTGGTTTTTGTTGCTGGTGAGCCTTTGGAAGACAGTTTAATTTTACTGTTAGAGGATAGAACCGGGCCGGATCCGGTACTGCTGGGACATGTTTTGATACCTGTTGCTGCAATTGAGCAACGAATAGATGAACGACATGTGGCGGCCAAGTGGTTGTCATTAGAAGGTGGTCCCGGGGGGTCTTATTGTGGTAGGATTCATTTAAGGATGTGTTTGGAAGGTGGGTATCACGTGCTGGATGAGGCGGCACATGTATGTAGTGATTTTCGGCCCACCGCGAAACAGTTATGGAAGCCACCGATAGGGGTTTTAGAGGTTGGGATCCTTGGTGCTCGTGGGTTGCTTCCGATGAAACCGCGGGGTGGTGGCAAAGGGTCGACGGATCCTTATTGTGTTGCTAAATATGGAAAGAAATGGGTGAGGACACGAACAATTACTGACAGTTTTGACCCGCGGTGGAACGAGCAGTACACGTGGCAGGTGTATGACCCGTGCACGGTTTTAACCATTGGGGTATTTGACAACTGGCGTATGTTTGCTGATATGGCAGAGGAAAGACCGGACTTTCGGATAGGGAAGGTCCGAATACGAGTATCAACATTAGAGAGTAACAAGGTATACACTAATTCTTATCCTTTATTAGTTTTGCAACGAACCGGGTTGAAGAAAATGGGGGAAATCGAGGTGGCGGTACGGTTTGCTTGTCCGTCATTGCTGCCAGACACGTGTGCAATTTATGGTCAACCTATACTTCCTCGAATGCACTATTTGCGTCCACTTGGAGTGGCCCAACAAGAGGCATTACGTGGGGCTGCCACAAAAATGGTGGCGGCCTGGCTTGCAAGGTCAGAGCCGCCACTAGGTGCTGAAGTGGTTCGATACATGTTAGATGCGGATTCACATACATGGAGTATGAGAAAGAGTAAAGCAAATTGGTTCCGAATTGTGGGTGTACTCGCATGGGCAGTCGGGTTGGCGAAATGGTTAGACAACATTAGAAGGTGGAAGAACCCAGTTACTACGGTTTTAGTTCATTTGCTATATTTGGTTCTTGTTTGGTACCCAGATCTAATAGTCCCAACTGCATTTTTATACGTGTGTTTGATTGGAATTTGGTACTATAGATTTCGACCCAAATCACCTGCAGGTATGGACATCCGTTTATCTCAAGCAGAAACGGTTGACCCGGAGGATTTAGATGAAGAATTTGACTCGTTTCCAAGTTCAAGACCACCTGAGCTAATCCGTGCCAGATATGACCGGTTAAGAATGTTAGCTGCTCGGGTCCAAACTGTGTTAGGTGATTTTGCAACACAAGGGGAGAGGATCCAAGCTTTGGTGAGTTGGAGAGATCCAAGAGCTACAAAACTATTCATTGGGGTGTGTTTTATGATCACGGTCGTGCTATATGTGGTGCCACCAAAGATGGCAGCCGTGGCTCTTGGATTTTACTTCCTACGACACCCAATGTTCAGGGAACCAATGCCGCCGGCTAGCCTAAATTTCTTTAGAAGGCTTCCAAGTTTATCGGATAGGCTAATGTAG
- the LOC122586457 gene encoding protein PXR1 — MGETGEEDAANREMEEKNTDNQNGKGDKDAEKAKDKKKKKDKKEKKEKNPEDKNDPTKLKAKLEKIDSKIQALNVRREEILKLIEAAQANASTPGTGANA; from the coding sequence ATGGGAGAGACAGGCGAAGAAGACGCTGCAAATCgtgaaatggaagaaaaaaatacGGACAACCAGAACGGAAAAGGAGACAAGGACGCGGAGAAGGCTAAagacaagaagaaaaagaaggatAAAAAGGAGAAGAAGGAAAAGAATCCGGAAGATAAAAATGACCCGACAAAACTTAAGGCCAAGCTTGAAAAAATCGACTCCAAGATTCAAGCACTTAACGTAAGACGAGAGGAAATTCTCAAGCTTATCGAAGCAGCTCAAGCCAATGCTTCAACTCCAGGGACGGGGGCAAATGCGTGA